A stretch of Halomonas elongata DSM 2581 DNA encodes these proteins:
- a CDS encoding ABC transporter substrate-binding protein, whose translation MRALMRFSPLRHTLLGLAVAGTLGAAGQSQAGEVEVLHWWTSGGEAKAVGELRDLLEAEGHEWKDFAVAGGAGDSAMTVLKSRAMSGNPPAAAQINGPEIQEWGELGLLGNLDDVAEEGNWDELLPEVVSDMMRHDGHYVAVPVNVHRVNWLWANPEVLDDAGVEMPTTWDELFAAGETLREAGYVPLAHGGQPWQDATTFESVVLSLGGSDFYRRAFVDLDEQALQSDTMIEALTTFKRLRGLMDEGMPGRDWNQATGMVIDGEAAMQIMGDWAKGEFTAAEMQAGEDYVCAPVPGTEDAFTFNIDSFAMFQLGDESAQQAQQTLARLILEPDFQKTFNQIKGSIPARPDLDMSGFDSCAKRSMEDFQAARDADTLVPSMAHRMAMRSDVQGAFFDIITNYFNSSDMTAEQAAERLGQAAKLAM comes from the coding sequence ATGCGCGCATTGATGCGATTCTCACCACTCCGCCACACCCTGCTGGGACTGGCCGTGGCCGGTACCCTGGGCGCCGCCGGCCAGTCCCAGGCCGGTGAGGTGGAAGTCCTGCACTGGTGGACCTCCGGCGGGGAGGCCAAGGCGGTGGGCGAATTGCGCGACCTGCTCGAGGCGGAGGGCCATGAATGGAAGGACTTCGCCGTGGCCGGTGGTGCCGGCGACAGCGCCATGACGGTACTCAAGTCGCGCGCCATGTCCGGCAACCCGCCGGCGGCGGCGCAGATCAACGGGCCGGAGATCCAGGAGTGGGGCGAGTTGGGCCTGCTCGGCAACCTCGACGATGTGGCCGAAGAAGGCAACTGGGACGAGCTGTTGCCCGAGGTAGTGTCCGACATGATGCGGCACGACGGCCATTACGTGGCGGTGCCGGTGAACGTGCACCGCGTCAACTGGCTGTGGGCCAATCCCGAGGTGCTCGATGACGCTGGCGTCGAGATGCCGACCACCTGGGACGAGCTGTTCGCCGCCGGCGAGACCCTGCGTGAGGCGGGATATGTGCCGCTGGCCCACGGCGGGCAGCCCTGGCAGGATGCCACCACCTTCGAGAGCGTGGTACTGAGTCTCGGCGGCAGCGACTTCTATCGTCGTGCCTTCGTCGATCTCGATGAGCAGGCGCTGCAGAGCGACACCATGATCGAGGCGTTGACCACCTTCAAGCGCCTGCGCGGGCTGATGGACGAGGGCATGCCGGGGCGCGACTGGAACCAGGCCACCGGCATGGTGATCGATGGCGAAGCCGCCATGCAGATCATGGGCGACTGGGCCAAGGGCGAATTCACCGCCGCCGAGATGCAGGCCGGCGAGGATTATGTCTGTGCGCCGGTGCCGGGCACCGAGGATGCCTTCACCTTCAACATCGACAGTTTCGCCATGTTCCAGCTCGGCGACGAATCCGCACAGCAGGCCCAGCAGACCCTGGCTCGCCTGATCCTGGAGCCGGATTTCCAGAAGACCTTCAACCAGATCAAGGGCTCGATCCCGGCGCGTCCCGATCTCGACATGAGCGGCTTCGACAGTTGCGCCAAGCGCTCCATGGAAGACTTCCAGGCGGCGCGTGACGCCGACACCCTGGTGCCCAGCATGGCGCACCGGATGGCCATGCGCAGCGATGTGCAGGGTGCCTTCTTCGACATCATCACCAACTACTTCAACTCGAGCGACATGACCGCCGAGCAAGCCGCCGAGCGGCTGGGGCAGGCCGCCAAGCTGGCCATGTGA
- the nagE gene encoding N-acetylglucosamine-specific PTS transporter subunit IIBC, with protein MTRELGSRLMAGLQLLGRSLMLPIAVLPVAGLLLRLGQPDLLDIGFVAAAGQSIFDHLALIFAIGLAVGFADDSNGAAGLAGVVGYLVLDAVLHTINPDINMGVLAGVIIGSVAGLIYNRYRAIQLPEYLAFFGGRRFVPIATGLAAVLLGIVFGWGWPAIQAGIDGLGHWLIEAGALGKFVYGALNRLLIVTGLHHVLNSFVWFVFGSFDGATGDLNRFFAGDPGAGGFMAGFFPVMMFGLPAAALAMYHAAPKARRAQVGGLLMSLALTAFLTGVTEPIEFTFMFLAPLLYVFHAVMTGLSMALMQLLDVKLGFTFSAGAFDYALSYGLSTNGWLMLPVGLAMFVIYYGVFRWAIQRFDLPTPGRDEETAMSRPAEGQASERGPAFVAALGGAANLRSVGACTTRLRLVLADADAIDEPALKSLGSRGVMRLGGGGLQVVLGPIADGVADEIRAAVAAAGVEPPVSEDDTPHQPVEETAEASLSDDQVAAWLAALGGRDNLRDLAARAGTRLRVELHDEASLDTAALKTLGCLGSMAVGERTWHLVVGPQASDIAASLAARG; from the coding sequence ATGACTCGCGAACTAGGCTCCCGCCTCATGGCCGGGCTGCAATTGCTCGGACGTTCCTTGATGCTGCCCATCGCGGTGCTGCCCGTAGCCGGCCTGCTGTTGCGACTGGGCCAGCCCGACCTGCTGGATATCGGTTTCGTGGCTGCCGCCGGCCAGTCGATCTTCGACCATCTGGCGCTGATCTTCGCCATCGGCCTGGCGGTCGGTTTCGCCGATGACAGCAACGGTGCGGCGGGGCTGGCCGGGGTGGTCGGCTACCTGGTGCTGGACGCGGTGCTGCACACCATCAACCCCGACATCAACATGGGGGTACTGGCCGGGGTGATCATCGGCTCCGTGGCAGGGTTGATATACAACCGCTACCGGGCCATCCAGTTGCCGGAATACCTGGCCTTCTTCGGCGGGCGGCGTTTCGTGCCGATCGCCACGGGCCTGGCGGCGGTGCTGCTCGGCATCGTCTTCGGCTGGGGCTGGCCGGCGATCCAGGCGGGCATCGATGGTCTGGGGCATTGGCTGATAGAGGCCGGTGCGCTCGGCAAGTTCGTCTACGGGGCGCTCAATCGCCTGCTGATCGTCACCGGGCTGCACCATGTGCTCAACAGCTTCGTGTGGTTCGTGTTCGGCAGCTTCGATGGCGCCACCGGCGATCTGAATCGCTTCTTCGCCGGCGATCCCGGTGCCGGAGGCTTCATGGCCGGCTTCTTCCCGGTGATGATGTTCGGCCTGCCGGCCGCGGCGCTGGCCATGTATCACGCCGCGCCCAAGGCACGCCGTGCCCAGGTGGGCGGCCTGCTGATGTCGCTGGCGCTGACCGCCTTCCTGACCGGGGTGACTGAGCCCATCGAGTTCACCTTCATGTTCCTGGCGCCGCTGCTCTATGTGTTCCATGCGGTGATGACCGGCCTGTCCATGGCACTGATGCAGCTGCTCGACGTGAAGCTCGGCTTCACCTTCTCGGCCGGCGCCTTCGACTACGCCCTTTCCTATGGCCTTTCCACCAATGGCTGGCTGATGTTGCCGGTCGGCCTGGCCATGTTCGTGATCTACTACGGCGTCTTTCGCTGGGCGATCCAGCGCTTCGACCTGCCCACGCCGGGCCGTGACGAGGAGACCGCCATGTCCCGCCCGGCGGAGGGGCAGGCCAGCGAGCGGGGACCTGCCTTCGTTGCCGCGCTCGGCGGGGCAGCCAACCTGCGCAGCGTCGGTGCCTGCACCACGAGGCTGCGTCTGGTGCTGGCCGATGCCGATGCCATCGACGAGCCTGCCCTCAAGTCGCTGGGATCGCGCGGTGTGATGCGCCTCGGCGGTGGCGGTCTGCAGGTCGTGCTGGGGCCCATCGCCGATGGCGTGGCCGACGAGATTCGTGCCGCCGTGGCCGCTGCCGGTGTCGAGCCGCCGGTATCCGAGGACGACACGCCACATCAGCCGGTGGAAGAAACCGCCGAGGCATCGCTGTCCGACGATCAGGTCGCCGCCTGGCTGGCCGCGCTCGGCGGACGCGACAACCTTCGCGACCTTGCCGCCCGGGCCGGGACTCGCCTGCGCGTCGAGCTGCATGACGAGGCATCCCTCGATACGGCAGCACTGAAGACGCTGGGCTGTCTCGGTTCCATGGCCGTCGGCGAGCGCACCTGGCATCTGGTGGTCGGCCCGCAGGCCTCTGACATCGCCGCTTCCCTGGCGGCGCGCGGCTGA
- a CDS encoding AGE family epimerase/isomerase → MNIFDPAFLDGHVRTTMAFYHPRAIDPQGGFFHYLRDDGAILDRQHRHLVSSARFVVIYARFARHSGESEYRDWARHGLDYLEQAHFQTAYQGYAWTLSDGEVEDDTNHCYGLAFVLLAYAEALKTEVPGAREGLYATHAMLQRRFWEPQHGRFADEADRQWHVSGYRGQNANMHACEALISAYEATGDADFLTQAMTVARAIIDANRDHEHGWIWEHYDAQWRRDLDYNRDDPSHLFRPWGYQVGHQTEWAKLLVMLDRYRPEDWLLPTAERLFSSSVEAGWHPQTGGLVYGLDLDGRISDADKYFWVQAESFAAAAMLGERTGRDIYWRWYRRIWDFSWQHMIDHRHGAWYRLLDADNHRYSDVKSPAGKVDYHTMGACQDAMAALKARPYR, encoded by the coding sequence GTGAACATCTTCGATCCCGCTTTTCTCGATGGCCATGTCCGCACGACCATGGCGTTCTATCATCCGCGTGCCATCGACCCGCAGGGTGGCTTCTTTCATTACCTGCGTGACGATGGCGCCATCCTCGACCGACAGCATCGCCATCTGGTGTCGAGCGCCCGCTTCGTGGTGATTTATGCCCGCTTCGCGCGGCACAGCGGTGAGTCGGAGTATCGCGACTGGGCACGGCACGGGCTCGACTACCTGGAACAGGCCCATTTCCAGACGGCCTATCAAGGCTACGCCTGGACCCTGTCGGATGGCGAGGTGGAGGACGACACCAACCACTGCTATGGGCTGGCCTTCGTGCTGCTGGCCTATGCCGAAGCGCTCAAGACCGAGGTGCCCGGGGCGCGGGAGGGCCTCTACGCGACTCACGCCATGCTGCAGCGCCGGTTCTGGGAACCACAGCACGGGCGTTTCGCCGACGAGGCCGACCGCCAGTGGCATGTGTCCGGCTATCGGGGCCAGAACGCCAACATGCATGCCTGCGAGGCGCTGATCTCGGCTTACGAGGCCACCGGAGACGCGGATTTCCTGACCCAGGCGATGACCGTCGCCCGGGCCATCATCGACGCCAATCGCGACCATGAACATGGCTGGATCTGGGAGCACTACGATGCCCAATGGCGTCGAGACCTGGATTACAACCGTGATGACCCGAGCCACCTGTTCCGCCCCTGGGGCTATCAGGTGGGGCACCAGACCGAATGGGCCAAGTTGCTGGTCATGCTCGATCGATACCGGCCCGAGGACTGGCTGTTGCCCACCGCCGAGCGCCTGTTCTCGAGCAGCGTGGAGGCCGGCTGGCATCCGCAGACGGGGGGCCTGGTCTACGGGCTCGATCTGGACGGGCGGATCAGCGACGCCGACAAGTACTTCTGGGTGCAGGCCGAAAGTTTCGCCGCGGCGGCCATGCTGGGCGAGCGGACCGGCCGCGATATCTACTGGCGCTGGTATCGACGCATCTGGGACTTCAGCTGGCAGCACATGATCGATCATCGTCACGGCGCCTGGTATCGCCTGCTCGATGCCGACAATCACCGCTATTCCGACGTCAAGAGTCCGGCGGGCAAGGTCGATTATCACACCATGGGGGCCTGTCAGGACGCCATGGCCGCATTGAAGGCGAGGCCATACCGCTAG
- a CDS encoding response regulator — MTTPAATLVVVDDDPEIRDLLADYLTRHGYRALMAEDAEALRALLATERPDLLVVDLMLPGDDGFAICREVRRDSEVPIIMLTASPDETDRILGLELGADDYLGKPFNPRELLARVKAVLRRCRPRGDSAGSGMARIVAFGDWRLDRVTRELIDERGMRSALSGADFSLLQVFLEHAEQVLSREALFDLTRGRPAPPLDRSIDVHVCRLRQRLGEDAQHSQLIRTVRGTGYVLAARVDVIA, encoded by the coding sequence ATGACGACGCCTGCCGCCACCCTGGTCGTGGTCGACGATGACCCGGAGATCCGTGACCTGCTCGCCGATTACCTGACGCGCCACGGTTACCGTGCCCTGATGGCCGAGGACGCGGAGGCGTTGCGTGCCTTGCTGGCCACCGAGCGCCCCGACCTGTTGGTCGTCGATCTGATGCTGCCCGGCGACGATGGGTTTGCCATCTGCCGCGAGGTACGCCGGGACAGCGAGGTGCCGATCATCATGTTGACCGCCAGCCCCGACGAGACCGATCGGATCCTCGGGCTGGAGCTCGGTGCCGACGACTATCTGGGCAAGCCTTTCAATCCCCGCGAGTTGCTGGCGCGGGTCAAGGCGGTATTGCGCCGCTGCCGGCCCCGCGGCGACTCGGCCGGTTCGGGGATGGCCCGGATCGTGGCCTTCGGCGACTGGCGCCTGGACCGCGTGACGCGTGAGCTGATCGACGAGCGCGGTATGCGCAGTGCCCTGTCGGGGGCTGATTTCTCGCTGCTGCAGGTCTTCCTCGAGCATGCCGAACAGGTGCTCTCGCGGGAGGCCCTGTTCGACCTGACCCGTGGGCGTCCGGCGCCGCCGCTGGATCGTTCCATCGATGTGCACGTCTGCCGGTTGCGCCAACGGCTGGGCGAAGACGCCCAGCATTCGCAGCTGATTCGCACGGTGCGCGGCACGGGCTATGTGCTGGCGGCCCGGGTGGATGTGATCGCGTGA
- a CDS encoding carbohydrate ABC transporter permease, translating to MKSVSTPGEAARPGGATISRPSVAGHLQAWLPKLVLAPSVVISLCFVYGFMLWTFVLSLTDSRMLPSYDFVGFAQYARLMNNERWWVAATNLGVFGVLFVALCLVLGAGLAILLDQRIRREGMLRTLYLYPMALSFIVTGVVWKWLLNPGLGIQAMVRGWGFESFTFDWLVDPDMAVYTLVIAAVWQASGFVMALFLAGLRGIDDSILKAAQLDGASLPRIYWRVVMPCLRPVVFSAVMILSHIAIKSFDLVVALTGGGPGYSSDLPATFMYAHAFTRAQIGMGSASAILMLGGVLAILVPYLYAELRSRRHG from the coding sequence ATGAAATCCGTTTCGACTCCCGGGGAGGCGGCGCGGCCCGGCGGCGCGACGATCTCGCGCCCCAGCGTGGCCGGTCATCTCCAGGCCTGGTTGCCCAAACTGGTGCTGGCGCCGTCCGTGGTGATCTCGCTGTGCTTCGTCTATGGCTTCATGCTGTGGACCTTCGTCCTCTCCCTGACCGATTCGCGCATGTTGCCGAGCTACGACTTCGTCGGCTTCGCCCAGTATGCGCGACTGATGAACAATGAACGCTGGTGGGTGGCGGCCACCAACCTCGGCGTGTTCGGTGTGCTCTTCGTCGCTCTGTGCCTGGTACTGGGGGCGGGGCTGGCGATCCTGCTCGATCAGCGCATCCGTCGCGAGGGCATGCTGCGTACTCTCTATCTGTACCCCATGGCACTGTCGTTCATCGTCACCGGGGTGGTGTGGAAATGGCTGCTCAATCCCGGTCTCGGCATCCAGGCCATGGTGCGTGGCTGGGGATTCGAGTCCTTCACCTTCGACTGGCTGGTGGACCCGGACATGGCCGTCTATACCCTGGTCATCGCGGCGGTGTGGCAGGCCTCGGGCTTCGTCATGGCGCTGTTTCTGGCCGGGCTGCGCGGCATCGACGACAGCATCCTCAAGGCCGCCCAGCTCGATGGGGCCAGCCTGCCTCGCATCTACTGGCGGGTGGTGATGCCCTGCCTGCGTCCCGTGGTGTTCAGCGCGGTGATGATCCTCTCGCACATCGCCATCAAGAGCTTCGACCTGGTGGTGGCGCTGACCGGCGGTGGTCCGGGCTATTCCTCGGATCTGCCGGCGACCTTCATGTACGCCCATGCCTTCACCCGCGCCCAGATCGGCATGGGCTCGGCCAGTGCCATCCTGATGCTGGGTGGCGTGCTGGCGATCCTGGTGCCTTATCTCTATGCGGAATTGCGGAGCCGTCGACATGGATAA
- a CDS encoding carbohydrate ABC transporter permease, with protein MDNVIRSRTPAARVWRLMLHLTLLVAALWYLLPLAVMVLTSIKPLDEIGAGSLLALPDNPTLAPWLKAWGSACTGMRCDGVSGYFWNSFAIVIPAVIIATLIGALNGYALTKWRFKGAELVFAMMLFGCFIPFQVILLPMAQTLGWLGLSSSRAGLIFVHVVFGIAFTTLFFRNFYVSIPDELVSAAKLDGAGFFRIFWRILLPVSKPIIVVSVIWQFTQIWNDFLFGVAFSGHDTQPVTVALNNLVNTSTGVKEYNVDMAAAMIAALPTLVVYVLAGKYFVRGLTAGSVKG; from the coding sequence ATGGATAACGTGATTCGATCCCGGACCCCGGCGGCGCGTGTCTGGCGCCTGATGCTCCACCTGACGCTGCTCGTGGCGGCGCTCTGGTACCTGCTGCCGCTGGCGGTAATGGTGCTGACCTCCATCAAGCCCCTCGACGAGATCGGCGCCGGCAGCCTGCTGGCCCTGCCCGACAACCCGACGCTGGCCCCCTGGCTGAAGGCCTGGGGATCGGCCTGCACCGGCATGCGCTGCGATGGGGTGAGCGGTTACTTCTGGAACTCCTTCGCCATCGTGATTCCCGCTGTGATCATCGCCACCCTGATCGGTGCCCTGAACGGCTACGCCCTGACCAAGTGGCGTTTCAAGGGGGCCGAGCTGGTGTTCGCGATGATGCTGTTCGGCTGCTTCATACCGTTTCAGGTCATCCTGCTGCCCATGGCCCAGACGCTGGGCTGGCTGGGGCTGTCGAGTTCGCGGGCCGGCCTGATATTCGTGCATGTGGTATTCGGTATCGCCTTCACCACGCTGTTCTTCCGCAACTTCTACGTCTCGATCCCCGACGAGCTGGTTTCGGCGGCCAAGCTCGACGGCGCGGGCTTCTTCCGTATCTTCTGGCGAATCCTGCTGCCGGTCTCCAAGCCGATCATCGTGGTCTCGGTGATCTGGCAGTTCACCCAGATCTGGAACGACTTCCTGTTCGGCGTGGCGTTTTCCGGGCACGACACCCAGCCGGTGACGGTGGCGCTCAACAACCTGGTCAACACCTCCACCGGCGTGAAGGAATACAACGTCGACATGGCCGCCGCCATGATCGCCGCGCTGCCGACCCTGGTGGTCTATGTGCTGGCAGGAAAGTATTTCGTGAGGGGGCTCACCGCCGGTTCGGTAAAAGGATAA
- a CDS encoding Cof-type HAD-IIB family hydrolase: MTAHLIVTDLDGTLLGADHALADVTVDTLRALAGQGHHIVLASGRHYRDILAFRDHLGIEAHIISTNGAYTHSPDGRLIEARYLPAGLARELIRLPRPEAVRLNLYHDDEWLIDAPAPELLALHTHTGFGYRVAELDGLDGEGVGKVLYIGEPAALGELEQQARRRAERELHITYSMDNSLEIMAGGVNKGTALTALLAQLEIPAERCLAFGDNRNDIEMLDLAGEAHVMGNAHPALMEAVPGALRIGSHDQAAVAQRLIERFAL; the protein is encoded by the coding sequence ATGACGGCTCACCTGATCGTCACGGATCTCGACGGAACCCTGCTCGGCGCCGATCACGCCCTGGCGGATGTGACGGTCGATACCCTGCGCGCCCTGGCGGGGCAGGGGCATCACATCGTGCTGGCCTCCGGTCGACATTATCGCGACATCCTGGCGTTTCGCGATCATCTCGGCATCGAGGCCCACATCATCAGCACCAACGGGGCTTATACCCATTCACCGGATGGCCGGCTGATCGAGGCGCGCTACCTGCCGGCAGGGCTGGCGCGCGAGCTGATCCGCTTGCCGCGCCCCGAGGCGGTGCGACTCAACCTCTACCATGACGATGAATGGCTGATCGATGCGCCGGCGCCTGAGTTGCTGGCCTTGCATACGCATACCGGTTTCGGCTATCGGGTGGCCGAACTCGACGGCCTGGATGGCGAGGGCGTGGGCAAGGTGCTCTACATCGGTGAGCCCGCCGCGCTCGGCGAACTGGAGCAACAGGCACGGCGTCGCGCGGAGAGGGAACTGCACATCACCTACTCCATGGACAACTCGCTGGAGATCATGGCCGGCGGGGTCAACAAGGGCACGGCGCTGACCGCCTTGCTGGCGCAACTGGAGATCCCGGCCGAGCGCTGCCTGGCCTTCGGCGACAATCGCAACGACATCGAAATGCTCGACCTGGCCGGCGAGGCCCATGTGATGGGCAATGCCCACCCGGCCCTGATGGAAGCTGTGCCCGGCGCGTTGCGCATCGGTTCCCACGACCAGGCCGCCGTGGCGCAACGCCTGATCGAGCGCTTCGCGCTCTAG
- a CDS encoding ATP-binding protein: MRRATWRRWRRSLARGLPSSLRGRFLLIMVVGVLGAQLASYSIWTAQARDGQLARLDELSSNIAYSVASTVRFFRSLPYDYRHIVLDQLRDMGGTRFFVSVNDHRIEVDDIGEGSAKALVIDNFHDVLRDEIGVTDAEVTFTRPDTLRLLNNEVLLRDMPPRWGQHSLMSAPLSQPILVVQLPLERGQWLYVATLLPVSDVFHDGGWLSGDRLFVALMVLLTVIGLSWLGIRSATRTLARLSRAARRLGDDLDSPPLSEGGPREVAATAIAFNRMQRRIQHQVEERERLFSAISHDLKTPITRLRLRAEMLDDPMLRERFCASLDELDQLVRGALDSVKGLDMHEEVEIIEPRALCDELAGEMALQGGEVRVMGEAAPVAVKPLAFKRCLTNLLENAVFYGRRAEVRLEDTPDSLQMAIRDHGPGIEPAQRERVFSPFVRLEPSRSRHTGGSGLGLGIARHIIQAHGGRLALDNHPEGGLVVSLMLPRQDSGSAEL; encoded by the coding sequence GTGAGGCGCGCCACCTGGCGACGCTGGCGTCGTTCGTTGGCGCGAGGGTTACCGAGCTCCCTGCGTGGCCGCTTCCTGTTGATCATGGTGGTCGGGGTGCTGGGCGCGCAGCTCGCCAGCTATTCCATCTGGACGGCCCAGGCACGTGATGGCCAGCTCGCCCGGCTCGACGAACTGTCGAGTAATATTGCCTACAGCGTTGCCTCCACGGTGCGCTTCTTTCGCTCCCTGCCGTATGACTATCGCCACATCGTGCTCGACCAACTGCGCGACATGGGCGGCACGCGATTCTTCGTCAGCGTCAACGACCATCGCATCGAGGTGGACGATATCGGCGAAGGGTCGGCGAAGGCGCTGGTGATCGACAACTTTCACGATGTGCTGCGCGATGAAATCGGCGTGACGGACGCCGAGGTGACCTTTACCCGGCCCGATACCCTGCGCTTGCTCAACAACGAGGTGTTGCTGCGCGACATGCCGCCGCGCTGGGGGCAGCACAGCCTGATGAGTGCGCCGCTGTCGCAGCCGATTCTGGTGGTACAGCTGCCGCTGGAGCGCGGCCAGTGGCTGTATGTCGCTACGCTGCTGCCGGTGTCGGATGTCTTCCATGACGGCGGCTGGCTGTCCGGGGACCGGTTGTTCGTGGCTTTGATGGTGCTGCTGACGGTCATCGGCCTGTCGTGGCTCGGTATCCGCAGCGCCACTCGAACCCTGGCACGGCTGTCGCGGGCCGCTCGTCGGCTGGGCGACGATCTCGACAGTCCGCCACTCAGCGAAGGCGGGCCCCGCGAGGTGGCGGCGACCGCCATCGCCTTCAATCGCATGCAGCGGCGCATCCAGCATCAGGTGGAGGAGCGCGAGCGGCTCTTCTCGGCGATTTCCCACGATCTGAAGACGCCCATCACTCGCCTGCGCCTGCGTGCCGAAATGCTCGACGACCCGATGCTGCGCGAGCGTTTCTGCGCTTCCCTGGACGAACTGGATCAACTGGTCCGGGGCGCGCTGGATTCGGTCAAGGGCCTCGACATGCACGAAGAGGTCGAGATCATCGAGCCGCGCGCACTGTGCGATGAGCTGGCCGGCGAGATGGCATTGCAGGGCGGCGAGGTGCGGGTGATGGGAGAGGCCGCGCCTGTGGCCGTCAAGCCGCTGGCCTTCAAGCGTTGCCTGACCAACCTGCTGGAGAATGCCGTCTTCTATGGCCGGCGCGCCGAGGTGCGGCTCGAGGATACGCCGGACAGCCTGCAGATGGCGATCCGCGATCATGGCCCCGGCATCGAGCCGGCACAGCGCGAACGGGTCTTCTCGCCCTTCGTGCGGCTCGAACCGTCGCGCAGCCGTCACACCGGCGGCAGCGGCCTGGGGCTGGGCATCGCCCGGCACATCATCCAGGCCCACGGCGGCCGGCTGGCGCTGGACAACCATCCCGAAGGCGGGCTGGTGGTGAGCTTGATGTTGCCCCGCCAGGATTCCGGGAGTGCAGAGCTCTAG